In one window of Desulfurella amilsii DNA:
- a CDS encoding aspartate kinase yields the protein MGLIVQKYGGTSVGTLEKIKNVCKHIKETKEKGNKVVVTISAMAGETDKLVEMAYALSKSPKEREMDLLLSSGERISSALVAIYLNEFGVKAAALTGRQCGIVTDSAHTKARIKNIDAKKILNMLEDNYVVIVAGFQGISEDTGDVTTLGRGGSDTTAVAVACAIKADVCEIYTDVDGVYTADPRIVEKARKLDKITYEEMMELASLGSKVLQIRSVEFGMKYRMPIMVISSYTYNPGTLVTWEDENMEKALVSGIAHDKNQARITIVKVPDKPGTSAKIFGAIAEKNINVDVIVQNASEEGYTDISFTVPRNEADKAYDLLKSIIKEISASEIEVRKDIAKVSIVGVGMRSHPGVAAKMFGTLAKEGINILMITTSEIKVSCIIEEKYLELAVRALHTAFGLDKE from the coding sequence ATGGGCCTTATAGTTCAAAAGTATGGTGGTACATCAGTTGGGACACTAGAGAAAATTAAAAATGTTTGTAAGCACATTAAAGAAACTAAAGAAAAAGGCAACAAAGTTGTTGTAACTATTTCTGCAATGGCTGGAGAAACGGATAAGCTTGTAGAGATGGCTTATGCTTTATCAAAAAGTCCAAAAGAACGTGAGATGGATTTATTGCTCTCAAGTGGCGAGCGTATCTCAAGTGCACTTGTTGCAATTTATTTAAACGAGTTTGGCGTTAAAGCTGCTGCTTTGACTGGCAGACAGTGTGGCATAGTAACGGATTCTGCTCACACTAAGGCACGTATAAAAAACATTGATGCAAAAAAGATTTTAAATATGCTTGAGGATAATTATGTTGTAATTGTCGCAGGTTTTCAAGGTATATCAGAAGATACAGGCGATGTTACAACGCTTGGCAGGGGTGGTTCTGACACAACAGCTGTGGCCGTTGCTTGTGCCATTAAAGCAGATGTATGCGAAATCTATACGGATGTAGATGGAGTCTACACAGCAGACCCAAGGATTGTAGAAAAAGCCCGAAAACTTGATAAAATTACTTACGAAGAAATGATGGAACTTGCAAGTTTAGGCTCAAAGGTTTTGCAAATTAGGTCAGTTGAGTTTGGCATGAAGTATAGAATGCCAATTATGGTTATATCAAGTTATACTTATAATCCAGGCACATTAGTAACATGGGAGGATGAAAATATGGAAAAAGCATTAGTTTCAGGTATTGCGCATGACAAAAATCAAGCAAGAATTACTATTGTCAAGGTGCCAGACAAACCAGGCACATCAGCAAAGATATTTGGGGCTATAGCAGAAAAAAACATTAATGTAGATGTGATTGTACAAAATGCAAGTGAAGAGGGCTATACAGATATTTCTTTTACTGTCCCACGAAATGAAGCAGACAAAGCCTACGATCTATTAAAATCAATTATCAAAGAGATTAGTGCAAGTGAGATTGAGGTTAGAAAAGATATAGCTAAGGTATCTATTGTTGGAGTTGGCATGAGATCTCACCCTGGTGTTGCAGCTAAAATGTTTGGTACACTAGCAAAAGAAGGAATAAACATACTAATGATTACAACGTCAGAAATCAAAGTTTCCTGTATAATTGAAGAAAAGTACTTAGAGCTAGCCGTAAGGGCCCTACATACTGCATTTGGGTTAGATAAAGAATAA
- the cimA gene encoding citramalate synthase: MHDQVKIFDTTLRDGTQSEDVSLLVEDKLTITEILDDLGVHYIEGGWPGSNPKDEDYFRQAKSLHLKNAKISSFGSTRRAKLKVEDDPNIIQLVESQTPVITIFGKSWDLHVKDALKISLSENLEIIYDSVQYLKKHCDEFIYDAEHFFDGFKNDPEYALKTLQSAVEGGADVIVLADTNGGIMPWEIEEIIEKVKLKFPNAVLGIHQHNDSELGVANTILAVNHGIVHVQGTINGYGERCGNANLCSIIPNLKLKMGIDCISDENLKKLTIVSKKIDEILNLHHNKHLPFVGESAFAHKGGVHVSAILKNSKTYEHIVPELVGNSQRVLVSDLSGISNIIYKAQNIGIPIDKDSKAGKNALAEIKKLENEGYYFETADASFELLLRKHRGEIRDYFEVLSYTVIDRERCDKSQRSPVEATVIVKVKDKIEHTASLGNGPVNALDNAIRKALIVFYPNLAELALIDYKVRILKSVQGTGASVRVLIQSTDKKDRWETVGVGEDVIEASKKALFDSIIYKLMKDDGLVSKR; this comes from the coding sequence ATGCACGATCAAGTTAAAATATTTGACACAACGCTAAGGGATGGTACACAATCAGAAGATGTTAGTTTGCTTGTTGAAGATAAACTTACAATAACAGAAATTTTAGATGATTTAGGTGTTCATTATATCGAAGGTGGTTGGCCAGGTTCAAACCCAAAAGATGAGGATTATTTTAGACAGGCAAAAAGCCTACATTTAAAAAACGCTAAAATCTCATCATTTGGTTCTACAAGAAGGGCTAAACTCAAAGTTGAAGATGATCCAAATATCATACAGTTAGTTGAAAGCCAAACGCCTGTTATTACGATTTTTGGCAAAAGCTGGGATTTGCATGTAAAAGATGCTCTTAAAATATCACTGAGTGAAAACCTTGAGATTATATATGACTCCGTTCAGTATTTAAAAAAACATTGTGATGAGTTTATCTACGATGCAGAGCATTTTTTTGATGGTTTTAAAAATGACCCGGAATATGCCCTAAAAACATTGCAATCAGCTGTAGAAGGTGGAGCAGATGTTATTGTGCTAGCCGATACAAATGGTGGTATAATGCCTTGGGAGATTGAAGAGATTATAGAAAAGGTAAAATTAAAATTTCCAAATGCAGTGCTTGGTATACACCAGCACAATGATTCTGAGCTTGGTGTTGCAAATACTATTTTAGCGGTAAATCATGGTATCGTGCATGTTCAAGGCACTATAAATGGCTATGGTGAGCGTTGTGGAAATGCTAATTTGTGCTCTATTATTCCAAATTTAAAATTAAAAATGGGTATAGATTGCATAAGCGATGAAAATTTAAAAAAGCTTACTATAGTGTCTAAAAAAATTGACGAAATACTTAATTTACACCATAATAAGCATTTGCCATTTGTTGGGGAGAGTGCTTTTGCTCACAAAGGTGGCGTTCATGTAAGTGCAATATTAAAAAATTCCAAAACTTATGAGCATATTGTACCAGAGCTTGTGGGTAACTCACAAAGAGTGTTGGTATCGGATCTTTCCGGAATTAGCAACATTATATACAAAGCCCAAAATATAGGCATACCTATTGATAAAGATTCAAAAGCAGGCAAAAATGCGTTAGCTGAGATTAAAAAACTTGAAAACGAAGGCTACTACTTTGAAACCGCTGACGCATCGTTTGAATTGTTGCTTAGAAAACACAGAGGTGAGATTAGAGACTATTTTGAAGTATTATCATACACTGTAATAGATAGAGAGCGATGCGATAAAAGTCAGCGCAGTCCTGTTGAAGCTACAGTTATTGTTAAAGTAAAAGACAAAATTGAACACACCGCAAGCCTTGGCAATGGTCCTGTTAATGCACTTGATAATGCTATAAGAAAAGCTTTGATTGTTTTTTATCCAAACCTTGCAGAGTTAGCGCTTATTGACTACAAGGTTAGAATTCTAAAAAGTGTGCAAGGCACAGGTGCAAGCGTAAGGGTATTAATCCAATCTACAGATAAAAAGGATAGGTGGGAAACGGTTGGTGTAGGCGAAGATGTCATCGAGGCATCGAAAAAAGCACTGTTTGATTCAATAATATATAAATTAATGAAAGATGATGGTTTGGTGAGTAAGAGGTGA
- a CDS encoding acetyl-CoA carboxylase carboxyltransferase subunit alpha — protein sequence MFIYDFEKPIYEVEEEIENLRQMALNSSIDVHEEIEALERKKNEIIREEFKNLSIDKVIKIARHPNRPYTLDFVNFIVKDFVEVHGDRLFADDKAIIAGFGYIDKYKVAIIGHQKGRNTKENLYRNFGMANPEGYHKSQRVMKLAEKFNLPIITFVDTPGAYPGIGAEERGQSEAIARNLYIMPGLKVPTICIITGEGGSGGALALSVGDKVAMLQFAIYGVISPEGCSSILWRDGNHVVEAAKAMHVTAKDLYDLKVIDDIIEEPLGGAHRNPQQTAYAIKNYIVENLKELTRNNPRKLLDKRWEKWRTMTTNFL from the coding sequence ATGTTTATTTATGATTTTGAAAAACCTATTTATGAAGTAGAAGAAGAAATAGAGAATCTAAGACAAATGGCACTCAATAGTTCAATTGATGTTCACGAAGAGATAGAAGCTCTAGAGCGTAAAAAAAACGAGATAATAAGAGAAGAATTTAAAAATTTATCCATTGATAAAGTTATTAAAATTGCAAGACACCCCAACAGGCCATATACGCTTGATTTTGTAAATTTTATTGTTAAAGACTTTGTTGAAGTGCATGGTGATAGGTTATTTGCAGATGACAAGGCTATTATAGCTGGATTTGGTTATATTGATAAATACAAAGTAGCTATCATAGGCCACCAAAAGGGTCGCAATACAAAAGAGAATCTCTATAGAAACTTTGGGATGGCAAACCCAGAAGGCTACCACAAATCTCAAAGGGTTATGAAGCTAGCAGAAAAATTTAACCTGCCTATTATAACATTTGTGGATACACCTGGTGCATATCCTGGCATAGGTGCCGAAGAGCGTGGCCAATCAGAGGCAATTGCAAGGAATTTATACATTATGCCTGGTTTAAAAGTGCCTACGATTTGCATCATAACGGGCGAAGGCGGTAGTGGCGGAGCACTTGCTTTATCTGTGGGCGATAAAGTCGCTATGCTTCAGTTTGCTATTTATGGTGTTATATCGCCTGAGGGGTGTTCTTCTATTTTGTGGCGCGATGGTAACCATGTTGTTGAAGCTGCAAAAGCCATGCATGTAACAGCTAAAGATTTGTATGATTTAAAAGTTATAGATGATATTATTGAAGAACCGCTTGGTGGAGCACACAGAAATCCTCAACAAACAGCCTATGCAATAAAAAATTACATCGTGGAAAACTTAAAAGAATTAACACGGAATAATCCAAGAAAGTTATTGGATAAAAGATGGGAAAAATGGCGCACTATGACAACGAATTTCTTGTGA
- the pheA gene encoding prephenate dehydratase — MNKDLQDLRVQINEIDNKIIELLEKRLEIVKEVGAIKREKSLSFYAPERENQIYKALDSLKLTFMNKNSLKAIFREIMSVSIKMEEPLTISYLGPEATFTHQAAIEKFGTSLYYQPEESIEDVFFDVEQDRADFGVVPIENSIEGVVNYTLDMFVNSNVKIVSEVMVDIKHNLLSKATSLSEIKAVYSHPNALGQCKNWLKKHLPNAILLETASTAKAAKIAAKDKSVAAISSLAASSLYDLNVLARGIEDKINNVTRFLVIGKHIPSPSGEDKTSLMFSIHDKVGALYSILKIFYDNQINLTRIESRPSKQENWSYIFYVDVDGHIESESVKKAFDSLSEIVPFVKLLGSYPKYIK; from the coding sequence ATGAATAAAGATTTGCAAGATTTGCGGGTTCAAATAAATGAAATAGACAATAAAATAATAGAACTTTTAGAGAAGCGCTTAGAGATTGTAAAAGAAGTTGGTGCTATAAAGCGCGAAAAAAGTTTATCGTTCTACGCACCAGAAAGAGAAAATCAAATTTACAAGGCACTTGATAGCCTAAAGCTTACCTTTATGAATAAAAATTCTCTAAAGGCAATTTTTAGAGAAATAATGAGTGTTTCAATTAAAATGGAAGAGCCGCTCACGATAAGTTATTTGGGCCCAGAAGCTACATTTACACACCAAGCGGCAATTGAGAAATTTGGTACAAGTCTTTACTACCAACCAGAAGAATCTATTGAGGATGTTTTTTTTGATGTGGAACAGGATAGGGCTGATTTTGGTGTTGTGCCAATAGAAAATTCCATTGAAGGCGTTGTTAACTATACACTTGATATGTTTGTAAACTCAAATGTAAAGATTGTTTCTGAGGTTATGGTAGATATAAAGCATAATTTGCTGTCCAAAGCAACCAGTTTGAGTGAAATTAAAGCTGTATATTCACACCCAAACGCCCTTGGCCAGTGTAAAAATTGGCTCAAAAAACACTTACCAAACGCTATACTGTTAGAAACCGCCTCTACTGCAAAAGCGGCAAAAATTGCAGCAAAAGACAAGAGTGTAGCCGCTATATCGTCTTTGGCAGCAAGTAGTTTGTACGATTTAAATGTGCTTGCAAGGGGCATTGAAGATAAAATAAACAATGTAACGCGCTTTTTGGTTATAGGCAAGCATATCCCATCGCCAAGCGGAGAAGACAAAACTTCATTGATGTTTTCAATACACGATAAGGTTGGAGCGCTGTATTCCATTTTAAAAATATTTTATGACAATCAGATTAATTTGACGCGCATAGAATCTAGACCATCAAAACAAGAAAATTGGTCTTACATATTTTATGTTGATGTTGATGGACATATTGAGTCTGAAAGTGTAAAAAAAGCTTTTGACAGTTTAAGTGAGATTGTGCCGTTTGTTAAACTTTTGGGTTCATATCCAAAATATATTAAATAA
- a CDS encoding diguanylate cyclase yields MKKRILICDDSSTIRAIIKKELQDYFDLEIFEDGIYAYNFLLRGQRLDFAVIDGEMPQMNGFELLKKIKEELNLIFLPVVILTANEGDYYEKEAFNLGAFDFLKKPFNQGELLTYLLDYFNEKITEGSVLVVEDSMLQNETICQQLRLKNIQPVSAKNAVEAMRYLLSGYDVDVILMDIFLPQYTGYDLISILKSDERFITIPIVGLTAFRQKDILSEILDLGADDFIYKPYNINEFFARIRANIRISKLIKRLKETSEKDYLTGIYNRRTFFHFLENLSALSIRENKPLSFMILDIDYFKKINDTYGHDVGDFVLKKLAEIVLKMTRRSDIFGRYGGEEFCLALPNTDLYGACLLANKILSTIAQTIITFKNNKTISFNITISIGVSEFAKDMNIDELIKIADNNLYLAKENGRNRVYPLFSKLDSKNYLKGF; encoded by the coding sequence GTGAAAAAGCGAATTTTAATTTGCGATGATAGTTCCACAATAAGAGCCATTATAAAAAAAGAACTTCAAGATTATTTTGATTTAGAAATTTTCGAAGATGGCATATACGCTTATAATTTTCTGCTTAGGGGTCAAAGGCTTGATTTTGCTGTGATTGATGGTGAAATGCCACAAATGAATGGCTTTGAACTGTTAAAAAAAATAAAAGAAGAATTAAACTTAATCTTTTTACCCGTTGTGATTTTGACTGCTAATGAAGGGGATTATTACGAAAAGGAGGCATTCAATTTAGGCGCATTTGATTTTTTAAAAAAGCCATTTAACCAAGGTGAACTATTAACGTATTTATTAGACTATTTTAATGAAAAAATTACAGAAGGTAGTGTGTTGGTTGTAGAAGACTCTATGCTTCAAAATGAAACCATTTGTCAACAACTAAGGCTCAAAAACATACAACCAGTTAGTGCAAAAAATGCTGTTGAAGCTATGAGGTATCTGTTGAGTGGGTATGATGTAGATGTTATTTTGATGGATATTTTTTTACCACAATACACTGGATACGATTTGATTAGTATTTTAAAGTCTGATGAGCGTTTTATTACTATACCAATTGTGGGTCTTACAGCTTTTAGACAAAAGGATATATTATCTGAAATTTTGGATTTAGGGGCGGATGATTTTATTTATAAGCCATACAATATTAATGAATTTTTTGCGCGAATCAGGGCAAATATTAGAATTTCAAAGTTAATTAAGCGATTGAAAGAAACATCCGAGAAAGACTATTTAACAGGTATTTACAACAGACGCACGTTTTTTCATTTTCTTGAAAATCTTTCTGCTTTGAGCATAAGAGAAAACAAGCCACTTTCTTTTATGATTTTAGACATTGATTATTTTAAAAAAATAAATGATACTTATGGTCACGATGTAGGTGATTTTGTTTTAAAAAAACTTGCAGAAATTGTTTTAAAAATGACACGAAGGTCAGATATATTTGGCCGTTATGGCGGCGAGGAATTTTGTCTTGCGCTACCTAACACCGACCTTTATGGGGCATGCTTGCTTGCAAACAAAATTCTCTCTACTATTGCTCAAACAATTATAACTTTTAAAAATAACAAAACTATTTCTTTTAACATTACAATTTCTATCGGTGTTTCTGAGTTTGCTAAAGATATGAATATAGATGAGCTTATAAAGATTGCCGATAACAATCTGTATTTAGCCAAAGAAAATGGTCGAAACCGCGTTTATCCGCTTTTTTCTAAGCTTGACTCAAAAAATTATTTAAAAGGGTTTTAA
- a CDS encoding M48 family metallopeptidase produces MQAQVIFSKRKTISLIITDHADLILRVPFGTDKKLINKIIDEKKDWIERKINEIKQIKPVSKNSYQDKETFYYLGELLTLKIVNSQKNSVLIENETLLLSLKKQSKPECILIKWYKQQASKFIFQRCVYYANILGCKFKSITITSAKKRLGSCDFQRNLRFSFYNILLDEAYIDYVVVHELCHLFYLNHSKAFWQKVQSIMPDFKQKRLWLRKNFYIMVSSL; encoded by the coding sequence ATGCAAGCGCAAGTTATTTTTTCTAAACGCAAAACCATAAGCCTTATCATAACAGATCATGCTGATTTGATTCTAAGGGTACCCTTTGGCACAGACAAAAAACTCATAAACAAAATTATAGATGAGAAAAAGGACTGGATCGAAAGAAAAATCAACGAAATTAAGCAAATTAAACCTGTTTCTAAAAACTCATATCAAGACAAAGAAACGTTTTATTATTTAGGAGAACTGCTTACTCTCAAAATAGTCAATTCGCAAAAAAACAGCGTCTTAATTGAAAACGAAACGCTTCTATTAAGCTTAAAAAAACAATCGAAACCAGAGTGCATTTTAATAAAATGGTATAAACAGCAAGCATCGAAATTTATTTTTCAGCGCTGTGTTTACTATGCAAACATACTTGGGTGCAAATTTAAAAGCATCACTATTACAAGTGCCAAAAAAAGGCTCGGATCTTGTGATTTTCAAAGAAACTTGAGGTTTAGTTTCTACAATATTTTACTAGATGAAGCCTATATTGATTATGTTGTTGTTCATGAGCTTTGCCATTTATTTTACCTAAACCACTCAAAAGCATTTTGGCAAAAAGTACAAAGCATTATGCCTGATTTCAAACAGAAAAGATTGTGGCTTAGGAAAAATTTTTATATAATGGTAAGTAGTTTATGA
- the nikR gene encoding nickel-responsive transcriptional regulator NikR has translation MDETIRFSISLPESLLKELDEKMINKGYASRSEFVRDLIRKELIEEKWSISGEEVFGVLALIYDHNKKELAERLIDIQHHTPINIVCATHIHIDHHNCLETIILRGTPEAIENIAIKIGGLTGIKFSKLTRAATVDK, from the coding sequence ATGGATGAAACTATTAGGTTTAGTATTTCACTGCCTGAGTCTTTGCTTAAAGAATTAGACGAAAAAATGATTAATAAAGGCTATGCTTCAAGATCTGAATTTGTACGGGATTTAATCAGAAAAGAGTTAATCGAAGAAAAGTGGTCTATCTCTGGAGAGGAAGTATTTGGTGTTTTAGCGCTCATCTATGACCATAACAAAAAAGAATTAGCAGAAAGATTAATTGACATTCAGCATCATACGCCCATAAATATTGTATGCGCAACACATATACACATAGATCACCACAACTGCCTTGAAACTATCATTCTAAGAGGTACTCCAGAGGCTATAGAAAACATTGCCATCAAAATAGGCGGCTTAACCGGTATAAAATTTTCAAAATTAACAAGAGCTGCTACGGTTGATAAATAA
- a CDS encoding pilus assembly protein: MIKKLLLVLWAFLMFSPYAMADCKSPSASAIPPFLGSAVSIPPNVLIVMDISGSMSWKAYTGRYTGTEEGYFDPNAVYSYNSNDGYWYQSQVNSAKCPTDRRVDGGYCGSYLNFHYMTRIDLLQWVLTGGSPKYCSNNNQSCDPRLNNNGNDIMLTTYNGVDVLTPMSRINNSLLLSLANSTQNTKPRIGLEMFSNNVSASKVYIGDYDKSGNTGPNNPYTNLIRMINSATPGGSTATGPAMKAALDYFNQSTLNIGTDCEGQGYSYSNGFNTSKGTWKDPMYQPCKSDCITKSCSFCSAECANNYVILMSDGDWNSGGDPLKPAWYMYNKFSRPLNNTNFTINKVYTVGMFLPTGSGYCGFKALKNVSLYGSTNISSYPTNCPSCSSDCENTDYYKYAYGSYCSTPEPDPTTTNPPTTFSSNNASQLKNSLSAIFQDIAKNVSSGSSAAIASTSNQGSILLQSVFWPQKTFDNGAKVSWVGKLYAWWLQQSAGSAPQIKADNDGNKQLNPSDTTITFGSTNQSTILDQNKPIFEAGAVLLSTLPDDRTIYTTTDGKTLISFGTSKVEVDSISPYFGSLPSYLGSSNQAANLINYIRGTDFTDLGARSRSVGVSGVWKLGDIVYSSPSVMQAVDYTDASKTYNVIFVGANDGMLHAFLLGQPINTYKQDPVVVLCNDNKFTVDSSGNVACSDGNNQVGSELWAFIPKNSLPYLKYLADPNYDSSKHIYFSDLEPFVFRIYTNNGVKTILIGGMRFGGCVSPLTDAGYSSYYALDVTDPKNPLLLWEFSNLALGFSYSGPAIIKEYDGTQNKYFAVFLSGPTNYDGTSTQSLSLFIIDLLSGQLLQTITNFGGSTYQKAFGGRLFTGGIVDNANSLTQAIPFGISYQDPNNNWHGKVFLLNTFENSDYAKWQVIPVPLGMDIGPVTAQVATSKCQNIRQYIYFGTGRYFKPTDGITLPNENIFGVDVTECINSASCTTNNITKITPSNQINASYVPGFSWYMPLTDNGERDISDPSSGSTAVTFTTALPTGTNNVSNSLCISGYGGQANVWSLMCGTGAPNTSTDIYLISTSSGGIYAASANSSNTTGKIGTFSGIPSIKKPAKVSAGTNKGIIIQWLEK; the protein is encoded by the coding sequence ATGATTAAAAAACTGCTTTTGGTGCTATGGGCTTTTTTAATGTTTAGCCCGTATGCTATGGCTGATTGTAAGTCACCCTCTGCTTCAGCTATACCGCCGTTTTTGGGCTCAGCAGTATCAATACCGCCAAATGTGCTAATTGTAATGGATATTAGTGGTTCTATGAGCTGGAAGGCATATACAGGAAGATACACTGGCACAGAAGAGGGTTATTTTGACCCCAACGCGGTTTACTCTTATAATAGTAACGATGGTTATTGGTATCAATCACAGGTAAACTCTGCTAAATGTCCTACTGATCGAAGAGTTGATGGTGGATATTGCGGTTCATATTTAAACTTTCACTATATGACACGTATTGACTTATTACAGTGGGTTTTAACGGGAGGCTCGCCAAAGTATTGTTCTAATAATAATCAAAGTTGTGACCCTAGGCTTAATAACAATGGCAACGATATTATGCTGACTACTTATAATGGAGTAGATGTACTTACACCTATGAGCCGCATCAATAATTCTTTATTATTATCTTTAGCAAACAGCACGCAAAATACAAAGCCTCGCATTGGTTTAGAGATGTTTTCGAACAATGTGAGTGCAAGTAAAGTTTATATTGGTGATTACGATAAATCGGGTAACACAGGCCCTAACAATCCATATACAAACCTTATTAGAATGATAAATAGTGCAACGCCTGGTGGATCGACAGCAACGGGTCCTGCTATGAAAGCAGCGCTAGACTATTTTAATCAAAGCACACTTAATATTGGTACGGACTGTGAGGGACAAGGTTATAGCTACAGCAATGGCTTTAACACTTCTAAAGGTACCTGGAAAGACCCTATGTATCAGCCGTGTAAGTCAGATTGTATAACTAAAAGCTGTAGTTTTTGCTCTGCAGAATGCGCTAACAACTATGTAATTTTAATGTCTGATGGCGACTGGAATAGTGGCGGTGACCCGCTAAAGCCTGCATGGTATATGTACAACAAATTTAGCCGCCCATTAAACAATACAAATTTTACAATCAACAAAGTATACACAGTGGGTATGTTTTTACCAACAGGCAGCGGCTATTGCGGTTTTAAAGCGCTAAAAAATGTGTCACTGTATGGCTCAACAAATATTAGCAGCTATCCTACAAATTGCCCGTCGTGTTCAAGTGATTGCGAAAATACGGATTATTATAAATATGCATACGGTAGTTACTGCTCCACTCCAGAACCAGACCCCACTACTACAAACCCTCCTACAACTTTTAGCTCAAATAACGCAAGTCAGCTAAAAAATAGCCTATCTGCAATATTTCAGGATATTGCAAAAAATGTTTCATCTGGCTCATCTGCTGCTATTGCAAGCACGAGTAACCAGGGTTCTATATTGCTGCAATCTGTATTTTGGCCTCAGAAAACTTTTGATAATGGCGCTAAGGTTTCATGGGTTGGTAAGCTTTATGCTTGGTGGCTTCAGCAAAGCGCAGGTAGCGCACCTCAAATAAAAGCAGACAATGATGGCAATAAGCAATTAAACCCAAGCGACACAACTATCACATTTGGCTCTACAAATCAATCAACAATACTTGATCAAAATAAGCCTATTTTTGAAGCAGGTGCTGTACTGCTAAGCACTCTCCCAGATGATAGAACAATATATACCACAACAGATGGTAAAACACTTATTTCTTTTGGCACAAGCAAAGTAGAAGTAGATTCAATAAGTCCGTATTTTGGCAGTTTGCCAAGCTATTTAGGTAGTTCAAACCAGGCAGCTAATTTAATTAACTATATAAGGGGTACAGATTTTACAGATTTGGGCGCAAGGAGTCGAAGTGTTGGTGTATCTGGTGTGTGGAAATTAGGTGATATAGTCTACTCTTCACCATCTGTGATGCAGGCAGTTGACTATACGGATGCTTCAAAAACATACAATGTGATTTTTGTTGGTGCAAATGATGGGATGCTGCATGCATTTTTGCTTGGTCAGCCTATAAATACATACAAACAAGACCCAGTTGTTGTACTGTGCAACGATAATAAGTTTACAGTAGATTCTAGTGGAAATGTGGCATGCAGTGATGGAAACAATCAAGTAGGTAGTGAGCTTTGGGCTTTTATACCAAAAAATTCTCTACCGTATCTAAAATATTTAGCAGACCCAAATTATGACTCAAGCAAACATATCTATTTTAGTGATTTAGAGCCATTTGTATTTAGAATATATACTAACAATGGTGTTAAAACAATTTTAATTGGCGGCATGAGATTTGGTGGTTGTGTTAGCCCTTTAACTGATGCTGGCTATTCTTCTTACTATGCACTAGATGTTACAGACCCTAAAAACCCTTTACTATTGTGGGAGTTCAGTAATCTTGCTTTGGGTTTTAGCTATTCTGGTCCTGCTATCATAAAAGAATACGATGGTACGCAAAATAAGTATTTTGCAGTATTTTTATCTGGTCCAACGAATTATGATGGCACATCAACGCAGTCTTTGAGTTTATTTATTATAGATCTACTTTCTGGACAACTACTGCAAACAATTACAAATTTTGGTGGCTCAACTTACCAAAAAGCTTTTGGAGGCAGACTATTTACAGGTGGTATTGTAGATAATGCAAATAGCCTAACTCAGGCTATACCTTTTGGAATTTCTTATCAGGATCCAAACAACAATTGGCATGGTAAAGTTTTTTTGCTAAATACTTTTGAGAATTCGGATTATGCAAAATGGCAAGTTATCCCAGTTCCGTTGGGTATGGATATTGGGCCAGTTACTGCTCAAGTAGCCACGTCTAAGTGTCAAAATATAAGACAGTATATTTACTTTGGCACAGGGAGGTATTTTAAACCTACAGATGGTATAACTTTGCCAAATGAAAATATTTTTGGTGTTGATGTAACTGAGTGCATAAATTCTGCCTCTTGCACAACCAATAATATAACAAAAATAACACCTTCAAATCAAATCAATGCTTCTTATGTGCCCGGATTTTCTTGGTATATGCCATTAACTGATAATGGTGAGCGTGACATTAGTGATCCATCATCAGGAAGCACTGCTGTGACATTTACAACGGCTTTGCCTACAGGCACTAATAACGTTTCAAACTCTCTTTGTATATCGGGCTATGGTGGTCAGGCGAATGTATGGTCTTTAATGTGCGGCACAGGTGCACCAAATACTAGCACAGATATATATCTTATCTCAACTTCTTCCGGTGGTATTTATGCAGCAAGCGCTAATAGCTCAAATACAACGGGTAAAATTGGGACATTTAGCGGCATTCCTTCTATAAAAAAACCTGCAAAAGTTAGCGCTGGAACAAATAAAGGAATTATCATACAATGGTTAGAAAAGTAA